ATTCGCTCTCTGAGCCAGGCTTCCTCCATGCAGCAAGCAGGGCTTGCAGGCCAGCGAGGGCACGCTCCGTGTTCCTGGCACAGAAACCCATCATGGACATCTTGCCCATCTGCTGTGAGCACACATGGGGACGACAGGGACTTCCATCCTTACCGAGGTGACACAAACATGTTTGGGACAATGAGGGCATTGGGTTGattattgctttatttcttggTTAACCATTGTGATAGCATCTCTGTGAGAACTGAAATTCTGACGCTCAGCTCTGGCCACAGCCACTTCACCTTTCTAAAAATAGCTGATGCACAAGGGTGCTGCCCCCACCCTTCCTGCCTGCACTTGCAAAAGGCCCCGAGATCTTGAGAGACTGTCTCAGCGAGTTCCTTAAGCAGCCATGGCTGCATTTCTTCACCTCTTGCTCACTCGTATAACTGCTCTGAGGCTACCCCACAGCTTCTTTCCTGGTTCCTTGTTAAAAATGCTGTCCCAGATCTGATCCCCACTAACCCTGAGCGTAAGGGgggatgcagaagcagcactaTGAATGCCTCAGCTTTCTCCACCTCAGTTGGTTAACAACTCTTCCTTGGTGAAGCAATGGGCCagacttttccttcctcttcttttttaaggCAGTTAAACAAATGCAGAGCCTTTCACAGCCCTTGTTAGTCTTAAATCATTCTGTACCTTAGCTTTCTGATTTTGCCTCTGCAATTTAGTGATGAAGTCATTCAGTTTGTGTCCTTTGcgtttttcctttcctcatgGCCTTCTTTTTTGACCAGTATGATGCTGAAGAACAACTCTGCAGCTGTATTTACCCCCTTTGAAACTTCCCCTCTTGCCTCTGCAAAGGATAACCAGCTGCCAAGGCTTTTAATACAGGTTTCAGGCGTTCTGCTCAGCTCTTCCTGGAGTCACAAGCTGTCCCTTTTAGTGGAAGTCAGCTCTTTTTAAAcccttttctccttaaaaaaacaacattgGTCATTTCATGCTGTAGAAACATGagaagggctgtgctgggccaCCCCAAGGGCCACCCAGCCTGGCTATATAGAACCACAGgatcattcaggttggaaaagaccctcaAGACCATAGAGTCCACCCGCTAACCCAGtgctgccaaggccaccactagCCCACGGCCCCAGGCACCCTGTCCAGGCATGGTTTAAACACCCGCAGGGCTGGTGGccccaccgcctccctgggcagcctgtgccagtgcttcaaCACCTCTTCCCTCCCAGGGAAGAAACGTTTCCCGATACCCAACCTAACCCTCCCCTGGCGCAGcctgaggccgttccctcttgtcccgtcacttgttacctgggagcagagaccgacccccctgcctacagcccctggcaggcagctggagggagtGAGAAGgatccccctgagccccctgctctccaggctgaacccccccagctccctccgcCACTCCTGGTaggacttgtgccccagccccttccccagctccgttgcccatctctggacgCACTCCAGCTCCTCTATGTCCCTCTTATAGCAAGGGGCCCAAAACATCccacaggatttgaggtgcagctCCACCAGGGCTGAGTACAAGGGCATGATCACAGCCccggtcctgctggccacgctgtttcagatacaagccaggacgCTGCTGGCCATCTGGGTACACCAGTGTCTCACGTTCAGCTGGCTGCCAACCAAAAGGTGCCCAGCAGACACCCCCGCTGATCCCCTGTTGGACTTCTGCCCCAACCCAGCCTCCCTGGCTGCCCCGGTGCCATGCCAGGAGGGTGCAGGGTGGCCACCTCATGTCCCACCCAAGAGCAAGTGATGGCTCTCCTTGCCACGAGGATGGGGCAGGAGCTGTAGCTGAGCGGTGTTTGCTCTTAACCAAATCCTGTGGACCTCCAGGTGCATAGGTTGGAAACAGCCCCCAAGGAGTGATGGGCAGGGAGGTGCTCTGGAGTTCCTCCACCttgcttcctttctgcagcCAGGAGATCTGACACATCCTCAAACCCCAgttcctcccccagctccttcaggagctgctgccaaGGTTTTGGCTGCATTTTGTACCCACCCATTTAACTTAGGCCTCCCCCTTTCCAAGCTGGGGCACCCTTAGGgaccctcctcctcctctgtgaTGGCAGGTAACCAGGAGGAGGCTGGTGAGGATGTCCTTGCAGGTTGGTGGAGTCTGGCTCTACTCTGCATCCCtgggcagcatcccccagcagcCTTGATGCTTCTGTGAGCCTCCCTGGTTCAACACTGACCCCTCTTCCACTGGTTGCTCCCCCTAAGTAGTTGGAATTTTTTCCCcgatttttcactttctgtagCCCTTGCCCCTGTCTTCCCAGCCACACATGACCAGAGCTCTACCACCACTGCTTTGGGGATGTCTCCCATGGTTGCTGCTCTGAAACTGGACTGAGTGGGGAAACCAGAGTCTCCAGGACCTGGTGACTATTCCTGCCGGACTTCAGCTGGGTTCCCATCAGCAGTACAGAACTGGAAACAATGAGGGAAAAAtatgaccttttttttcctcctcctcaaatTACAGGAAAGCTCAACATGCATGAGGACACCCATCCAGTCCCGGTACAAAGCAGATACACATAGACCACTGCAAGAGCACTTGTGTTGCACATCCACAAAGCAAATGATGCCTTTCCAGCCTTGCTCCTTGTGCTTTGAGTGAACCACAGCAAGGTCAGCCCATGGCATGGCAGGTGCCTCCTccaaagaaaatccagaaaattGCTCCAGGACCTTTACTGTGCCGAGAGGAGCTTCCCATGGCCACCCTACCCAGCAAGTCCAGCACCAAGGAGATAAGTGCTCCCTGGATCACAGTGGCCACATAGTGCACAGTGACACTGCTGAAACACACAGCAAGTTGCTAGAGGGGCCATTGGTGACCAACACCATGAAAGGAGGACTGGCCTCCTTGCTGAGGCTTGGCGGTGCTTGAGGCTGCGGGAAGGCAAGGGGAAAACTGGCTGGAAGAGCCCTGTCCTCACCACGAGAGATGGCTTCTTCCAGGGGAACGTAAAGCACAGTGGTGCAGCCATCTGAGGGTAAACAAGTGGCTTTGGTTACCAAAACTGTGCTTCTGTATAAGCTAACACTTAGTTTTCGGGGATGATGAACCCAGCAGGCGTACAAGAAGCTGcccatccctcccttctccctcatTTGTCCTCTCCCTTGGGGGAGATAACCATCCCTGCGCTGGCAGCACCCGCATCCCTGCCacactgcttttgctgtgaTGGTTTGATCTCGGTGTAAACAACGTCAGAGGAGGCGGGTTTCGCCCCCTTCTTTTCGAACTTCAGGTTGGCGTAGGTCAGGTCCTCAGTCCCTGTCACCGAGGATGCCTGCAGGGGAGAGAGCAATGAGGAGAGCCCTGGCTTTCCCTTCTGCATCTCCCCTGCTATTATTTTCCCACTGGCACAACTATTTGCACTGCCCAAGCATTATCCAGCTTGCTCAGAGGTGCCACCTATTCAGAAGCTCATAAGCCCCTATTTAATAGGAATTAACAAGTGTTTAGGACCACGTTTTCAGACAGCAAAGCTGATTTTACTCTGAAATCCTTTAAACGGGTATTCAACAGGCAGTGATTTTCAGCGACTTTCTTTacagggagaaggaaacaaTATGGTTTACCATTCTGAGCTGATCCATCTCTACCACTTGCCTGCTTGTaatctttcctgaaaaaggAAACTTAGTTTAAATAGTagttaaaataatgaaaacgatcatttttttaaatgaagaaaacatctgcattGGTCCTGCTTTTGTTGCAGGAAAGGATGgggctctgcagctggctggctggctctgAAGGTGGCCAAGGGGCAGGAGGAACTGGCAAGGATGTAAAAGCTCTTGGAGGGGCTGGAGAAGAGCTCTAAGCTGGACACTTCTGGAATGTGATGAGGTACAAGATCTGTTTCACTTGCACCACAGCTTGTGCCATGAGCAGGCTCTCAACCAGCAACTGGCCAGAAGAAAGGGAGGGGTGAACCTTCTCCCCACCCCGGGACAGTTTGTTCGGGACAGACCTGTGCAGGGAACCCCAagtgagcaggagcagcaggataTCAAAGATGGACATCTCCCAAGCCTGGGCTTGTCCAGGCCAGCAGGTGAGGAGGAGATGCTGACCAGTTCCCACAGCAGACGGAGGCTCAGCGCGGGCTCAGCCTtaccttttctgttccttctgcaCCGCCACACCAGAAGGCCAATTACCAGCATGTAAAGAAGCGTCGCCACTGCTAAGCTGGAGATGATACACAGGGGGAAGTTGAGTCCTGCACCAACACACATCACAGAGGCACCTGTGAGCCACCGTCACGCCATGCCGGGATGCATGGTGCCATTGCTTTTTTTGCAGAGGAGGGCAATTCTTTTCCAAACTTGGGCTTTCAGACCTCGaatcttccctccctcccccgaAAAAATCCTGTGGGGAACAGTCTCAAAAAACTCATCTAAACTCAGCCAGGGGCGTGGTTGGAGCATCAGAGCCCCTTCCCAGCATCAGAGTCTCTGATCTGCTGGTGCCTACTCCAGTTTGCTACCAGCTCCCACCCACTCACAGGAAAACATAAGGATGTTTCCCCCCTTGTTGCTCCTCTTTCTCTCTGAGGACCCCTCCTGCCCACACCCTTGTGGccatggggctgtggggactCACCTGCCCAGGTCTCAATCCAGGTGCCTTTGGCCTGAGGTGCCCCAGGGCTACAGCCTGGAAGACAGAAACACAAGTGAGAGACTGCCCAGAAGCAGAGGATGCCCTCTCCCCACTCCACTTTGGGGCAGGGACCTGGGCCCTACAGCCCTggtggtcctgctgctgccaccatggcttcagccaccccagcacccagctgatGCGCCGCAGCTGGAGGATGCGGCAGGTCCTGTTTCAAGGACCCAATGGCCAAGCAGCTCCGTGGTGGGATGCATCTGCAAAAAGGGCCACGCTGGGTCAGCTCCTCCAGTGCCGGGGATGCTTTCCGGGGAAATGGTGCACGGGAGTACCAGGGGGGAGCGTTGGGCATAGCATCCTTCTCTGCCCGCTCCTCACCCCCATGAAAATGGAAGCAGTGCCACTTACTAGGAACTGTCCCTTGCGTACCATTTCCAGTGTCTGTCAAGTTTACTCTTGTGATGAAGACCCTACACCCACAGAttcctgtgctggctgcatgCATGCCAGGGCTGGTGAGGTTGGCACAGTTTTCTCCCAGAACGATGGTGTCAGTTTGATTCCCCACCTCCAGACCTGCAGGTCTGTACCACTTCACGTGTACTGTGAGATTCTCTGACCAAATCTTGAACCTGCACTCTGTGGTGATGACTGACTCTCTTGGCTGGCTGGCGACTGTCCCTGgaggacaaagaaaaataagtgataAGTGAAGTCATATATATGACCTTGCAGGGCTCATATCCCACCAGCACATCACTCATGAAGGACATGGTGAAGTAACCATCCTTTCCTCCAGCTCTTTTCCAAATGCAGCTGCTAAATGTTCCTCAACACTGTATGCTGAAACGTTGCATGTTGGTCAGTGCCACCCGATTCTGTGCAGCGCACGAGCATTTCTCATCTcagaaaggactgaaaatgGGAGGATCAGGGGGAAGATACCTCCTCCTGCAACCTAGGCAGAAGGATCTTCTGGCACACAAGCAGAACATGCCACCATGGCCACAGACTCAGGCTCCATGCTCCACGGACTGGGGGGCTAGCTGTGGGGAAATGGTCAGCCCtagagaagcaaagaaaatgcgGTAGACCCCCTTCAGCCTCTCTGGCTTCATCCCATCCCCTAATGCTTACTCTGGAGTAGTTCAGAACCACTCCTGAGCCGCCGGGCTGAAGTCGCTTCACACCTCAGCAGAgtcctccctctcttccctctctcccttcctcagtcctttctctctgctcctgtgGCTGTTGGTGGACTTGTGTCTCTTACCATGAGTGTTCAGTTTGGAATCTTTGTTCCTGGACGTGTTCCTCATGTTCTCCATCCTGCACGTGTACATTCCTGAATGTGCTTTGTTCACACTGGGGAAGACGAGCTGGGCAGAACCATTTTTCATCTCCACACCAtcttcattctgcttttctccattgTTTTGTGTGGTATTAAACCATTTCACACCCCTGGCAGTGCTGTTTGAGCCTGCCTGGAGCAGGCACTGCAAGATGAGATCTAACCCTACCGACACGTCAATTGTGGCTGAAATCTGGTGAGACAGTCCTACCGGAAAAAACAACCACAGAGGGTTGAGTTCGTGTTAATGAATACCTGCATCCTCCACATGAAGCTGACCCCCTTCGCAGTCATCAGGCTTATAAGCATCTCTGTTTCCTTCCCCaactgttttctctccctgctgctgctgaaggcgAGGCTGGTTCAAAGCCCCAGAGCCTGAAAGGGGGCCTTGTGGGCAGAGCCCACAGCCTGGGCACAGCATTGCCGGGGGGACCCCACTGCAAGGCACATGGCAAGGTGCTGGTGCAGAACAGAGGGGGTTAAATGCCgcaagaggagaggaaaaagcagcagcagccatatCCCAAATCTCCTGCAGACATATGCAAAGATGGAAGAGTTCAGAGCAGAGGCAAGGGCACTGGGGAACTCaccagcaggcagccaggcaaggagcagcaggggcagAAAGCCGCTGGCCAGCTGGACCTCCATGCTGTCTTCCTGATGGCCTTGTGGTGACGATGCTGGGCACCCAGCAGGACTGGCTGCGATGTTCCTGTCTCTCCCTGCAGCACGAGGGTCACTGCTCAGCTGGAGcaagctgcagccctgccaggacctCACCTCTGCGCCGCTTGGCCCGGCAGTTCCCTCTGTGCTCGCAGGCTTCcgctcttttccccttctcttgcTTCAGTCTGATTGTTATCTCCTCTGTTCACTACTTGATTCCTCCTGCAGTTTCATATTGCCACGTGCCCTTGGTCCCGAGAAGGAGCCAAATAACACAGCTGAGCACCGCTGATGGCCATTTCCCAGTGGCTCAGgtcacagcccagcagctccctgtcacTGGCATGGGCGGGTGCAGGGGAAAGGGCTTCCGCAGCCTCCTACCGCGCTGcctccctgtgccaccctggTCCTTGTCTTACACCAGGGAGAGGACCCCTCACAGAAAGTGATGCTGCCATCACGGCGCGGTGACAGGGTGATGTCTGCCCTGTCCGGCGTGCTAGCTGAGCTCAGGCAGGGATCCACAcacc
This genomic window from Falco rusticolus isolate bFalRus1 chromosome 15, bFalRus1.pri, whole genome shotgun sequence contains:
- the LOC119157705 gene encoding uncharacterized protein LOC119157705 isoform X4, with the translated sequence MEVQLASGFLPLLLLAWLPAGLSHQISATIDVSVGLDLILQCLLQAGSNSTARGVKWFNTTQNNGEKQNEDGVEMKNGSAQLVFPSVNKAHSGMYTCRMENMRNTSRNKDSKLNTHGTVASQPRESVITTECRFKIWSENLTVHVKWYRPAGLEVGNQTDTIVLGENCANLTSPGMHAASTGICGCRVFITRVNLTDTGNGTQGTVPSCSPGAPQAKGTWIETWAGLNFPLCIISSLAVATLLYMLVIGLLVWRCRRNRKGILGDRD
- the LOC119157705 gene encoding uncharacterized protein LOC119157705 isoform X1 codes for the protein MEVQLASGFLPLLLLAWLPAGLSHQISATIDVSVGLDLILQCLLQAGSNSTARGVKWFNTTQNNGEKQNEDGVEMKNGSAQLVFPSVNKAHSGMYTCRMENMRNTSRNKDSKLNTHGTVASQPRESVITTECRFKIWSENLTVHVKWYRPAGLEVGNQTDTIVLGENCANLTSPGMHAASTGICGCRVFITRVNLTDTGNGTQGTVPSCSPGAPQAKGTWIETWAGLNFPLCIISSLAVATLLYMLVIGLLVWRCRRNRKGKAEPALSLRLLWELVSISSSPAGLDKPRLGRCPSLISCCSCSLGVPCTGLSRTNCPGVGRRFTPPFLLASCWLRACSWHKLWCK
- the LOC119157705 gene encoding uncharacterized protein LOC119157705 isoform X3, coding for MEVQLASGFLPLLLLAWLPAGLSHQISATIDVSVGLDLILQCLLQAGSNSTARGVKWFNTTQNNGEKQNEDGVEMKNGSAQLVFPSVNKAHSGMYTCRMENMRNTSRNKDSKLNTHGTVASQPRESVITTECRFKIWSENLTVHVKWYRPAGLEVGNQTDTIVLGENCANLTSPGMHAASTGICGCRVFITRVNLTDTGNGTQGTVPSCSPGAPQAKGTWIETWAGLNFPLCIISSLAVATLLYMLVIGLLVWRCRRNRKGKITSRQVVEMDQLRMASSVTGTEDLTYANLKFEKKGAKPASSDVVYTEIKPSQQKQCGRDAGAASAGMVISPKGEDK
- the LOC119157705 gene encoding uncharacterized protein LOC119157705 isoform X2 — its product is MEVQLASGFLPLLLLAWLPAGLSHQISATIDVSVGLDLILQCLLQAGSNSTARGVKWFNTTQNNGEKQNEDGVEMKNGSAQLVFPSVNKAHSGMYTCRMENMRNTSRNKDSKLNTHGTVASQPRESVITTECRFKIWSENLTVHVKWYRPAGLEVGNQTDTIVLGENCANLTSPGMHAASTGICGCRVFITRVNLTDTGNGCSPGAPQAKGTWIETWAGLNFPLCIISSLAVATLLYMLVIGLLVWRCRRNRKGKAEPALSLRLLWELVSISSSPAGLDKPRLGRCPSLISCCSCSLGVPCTGLSRTNCPGVGRRFTPPFLLASCWLRACSWHKLWCK